Below is a window of Quercus robur chromosome 6, dhQueRobu3.1, whole genome shotgun sequence DNA.
GAATCAATCAGTAGCATAGACCATGCTTTTACAAAAATGTTAATAGTTTCTGAAAATTTCTACATTtgattttaatatatgaaaacTCTCATAAGATCCACTTAGAAAAATAGGTTATTTAACTCCCCAAGCAAATACATACTGCCAACCAAAAGAAACAGTAGTAGGCAAGAGCAAAGATTACTATACAATTTGAGTTAAATGGAAGTTATAAATTTGAAAAGCACCATTCACTTACATGTCCACCAAATTCTGTTGTTATCCATCTAGGCCTGGGTTTCACCCTGAAGTCCCTCCAGCATTCCTCTTGAAAGGAAGAGTAATTATAATCAAATGTTGGAAACATGCTCACATCCCGGCTACTAGACATTGGCATAACCATCTCAGTGCATGCCTATATTTTGAAAAGGAAGCAGAAAAGGCACTtgcattaataataaatattttgatgAAGTTATTTGTGAGAATTCTTATCCAACcagtattttttattgtttttttttttttaaatacaacaGAACTCTAGACCTGCCAGTTCCAACCATCCAAGCCATGAGGATCCTCAGCATCCACTTCAAAGCAGTCAACTCCTCCAGTATAATTGTAATAGATGCTTACTCCTTCAAATATGCGCTCTAGAATACTACTACCGTCAGGAAGACTGTCAATCTTTCTACAAACCTGCAAGAAAcaattaaatgatattttaattcaTAACAAAATGCAAAGCTTTTGAAGCATACCCTGACAGTACAGAATTCAAATGACTTTTCAATAAGCAGTGATAAGGCCATAGGCAAATAGACTTAGAGCTACATCAAAATTAGAACGCTTAAAAGCATACAGGTTCAAATTTATACAGAAAGTAGTATGATAGAAATTCTATATTCATCGAAACTTGAAAGAATGATGGACAGGAAGAGATTCTCACTTAGAAAATAGCTGGTCCTAGAgaaatttaaacaatattacagaACAGTGACATACTATGTATTGCAGAGTGGCGTCTAGCCTTTTAGCATAGGGTGTGGCAAATAATAGGTATGGAAGGACTTTAAGTTATAGTATGAAAACCTCCATATATGTGTGTACAGCCCATTAGATATTTTACAACTTGAATCATAACTCCCAACTAACCTCTCTTATGGGATGACCGGGCAAAGGCATCATAAAATTGGCGCTATAAGGGTAGTTCACCATTGCCAAATAACTATAAGCAGAATCTAACCAGTCTGCCAGATCTTGTGTCTTGTTTAATTTCCTATCAACTGCCTCTGATCAGTTAAGACAcaacataccaaaaaaaaaaaaaaaaaaactctgtaTATATTCTATCATCATTAGCTAATAAACCAATAGGGCATACAtttgtttccttcttttccTTACCGACACAAGTGGAAAGTTTCTGTCAATTTCAGGAGTCCATCATTTTTTTGACCCTCGGATACTAATGCATCCCAGGACTCCTTTATTGTGTTAAAACAGCTTGTACTTTCACGCTGTTGAAAGAAAGCAAGTAACATAGTTATAATGCagcacatatatataaacaaaaatagtaTAACAAAGATGAAAACAAATGGTGAAGAGTAACACAAACCTTGAAAGAATTGGAAACAATGTCGTAAAATGTTTCTGGCGGCACAATATCTTCAAACTGAAGAATTGGTGCCGAAGAAGCAAGTGCACCAATCGCAACATGAGGATACTTGAGCCTCATCCATGAGGCCAACACTGTTTCGATTCAAAAAGAGATCATATAAGAACATTTCTAGATGACACTCACACCCAATACATATTCCTTTATTCAATTGACCAATACTACACATATTAACAAACATTTGTAGAAAAGAATGCAATTGCAAACAGCATTTCTTCCTTTCCAAGCAAAAAGACTATCAATGTACATAACTATTTCatcaaaaaccaaaacattTGTGCCACAAATAACAACATTTCACTTACTTCCACCATAGGATCCACCAAATAACACCACAGGACAAGCCTCGGCTGACAAATTTCGCTTCAGCTCCCTAATCAACACGGCGAAATCTGCGAGGGCTTGGCCAGCCGTAAGATAGGATAAGGTAGTGGCATTCTTATATGCCACATCTATACTTCCATACGGCATCGACTCACCATAGTACCGGTGCTGCCCATCAAAATTGTTTCAACCTCAATCACACATTTTACATTCTAATCAAACAGCCTCTTACGACCAAGTAATTACACTTCCAATGTTAATAACATAAACTAATTTTTCACTCCAAAAACCTTATAacttaactcaaaaaaaaaaaaagttctttacCTCGGGAAAAACGACCATGGCACCGAAACGAGGAGCGATTTCCCAGACGAAGCCGGAGTTTTCGGCGAACCATTCGATGTCTCCCTCATTGCCGCAGTAGAAGAAGATGGGCCCAAGGCGCTCCGGGCCCACCCAGCTCTCGGTGTTGATGAGGTACCGCTGTGGAAAATTTGGGAGCTCGGAGAAGCTGAAGTGGTCGAGTCGTTGCGAAAAGTACTTGGTTTCGTATCGgtactgttgttgttgttgttgttgattcGGTGGTTGTGAGAATCTGCCGAGGAAGCGTGGGGCCCATTTGGAGGAGGGACGGTTGGATTTGGAAGGCTGTGATGCGAGGGACGGCTGAGATGATAAGGTGATGGTAACGAGAATACATAATAGGATGACGAGAATGGTTGGTTTGACTTTTGTTGGTGCCATTTTCTGATTTCTCTGTGAGCTCTGTCCTCTGTTGTGAATTTTTGAGATTGTTGGGGGAGGTTGTACAGTGAAGGGTGGGACTCAGGTGGTTGAGAGTGCAGCGAACTAAGGTGGTCCCATAGTAATGGGATTCGGAAAGTGTGTGATTGATGAGAATTTCGGAAAGAATGTTGATTGGGTCAAAGATTAGAGGGAGTGCTAGTGGTCTTGGATTCATCCGATTTTCACTTGCAAGTCTTATCCGTTTCAACTGAGAGAGACATTTAAggtttagagtttttttttcatcttatctaaaatttaaCTATGATAAAATTAAACTAGAGTTAATAAGGgggtagaatttttttatttttaggaaaatgagttggtaaaatctaaattagaTTCATTTCAGTTTGAATCATGATCTTTAAATAGATGCTCTTTTGTAAGTGACATTACTCTACCCTTATCCTTATGTCAAAGTTATGCTCAAAGTAGTTTTAaggttttcaaaaacaaaacaaaaaagcgGTTTAATAACATTGGTCCTCATTCAATATCATAGATAGACTATACTTCAAGCATTAAGGAAACAATCATTTATAAGTCAGGTGTTCGGTGCTGATTTGCCTATTGACACTAACAACAAATTAGAGTGTCGATTAATTGGGATTTCAAGCTTTTGTCTTGatattttagcctttaacttgattatatatatatatatatatataaaccttttcttttatccaATCATCTTGGAGGATAAATATGAATTATATACATAACAATGAAATGGAAGAGTTTAGATCAAATTCTAAGTCTTTGAATCTCTCACTGTATAAATCAAACAAGAATTAAGCATTCAAGGGAGGAGAATCTTTagaaaattagattttataGAGTGACATTAGGTTGCAAGCAGAAAATTTGTAAGCAACACTACTCTACGCAAAATTCACAATCCTAGACTGGGAAAACACCATTTCTCATCTCCATAACATCCTTTTCTCATCATTCAAACGCCCACATTTATCAAGCTCAAACCTTAAACACCATGAATTGAAAATACAATTGAAACACTTTGTAGTTCATCTCCAAACCCTAcaaccataaaacatttccaaAAACGTCTCATTCAAACCATTAtcattcccttaaaaaaaaaaaaaaactctcataaaCATTACATGATCACACACAACCAACAAAACCTGAAGGCGTCAAGTCGACTATTTCACTAAAATCGATATTTGAGGCGGTAAAGGCACAACTACCTTTCTTGGAGTGGATGAAAAGCTCGTGGATTGGCTAATTAGGGAGGGAGAAGCAGCAGTATTTCCAGCAATAAATTGTTGACCATTGAAGGCAATTCACCACCAAGTCCTTTTACGTGAGATAGTGCATGCAAGTATAAGTTTCTAATCTGTTAAATTTTCTACTCTATTAAAATCCTGCACATAACATgtttttattgaattatgaGTGAATATGCTTTGAaattgttgattgtaacatgctAGAATATGATGTGATTAgaagaaaaatgacaaacacGCATGATAAGACCCAATTATAGCATCATGAAACATGCTCACTACACAACAATAACAGTCAAGATGAACATGATAATGTGAtgaatatgattttgtttttgaacatTGGAATTTTCATTGATAACACGGTTCCTGTTTGTTCACGTGATGATGATATGCATAATATGATATGGCCTTTAAATCTTACAAGATTGATATTGGGGTCAGGTGAAATTGGTGTCTAACATCTTGTTTTGTAACCTTTCATTAGAACATATATTTTGGGTTCAATACTAATCAATTATCCTTGTAATTTTATGTTTCTTAGATTATAACTAAAAAGCAAAACAACGTAACATTTCTAGAAATAGGACCAaaaaccatgtaattttttgttttaatttattacatgaAAGATGTAATTTCAAATTGTAAAAAGTATTCTTGAGGTTTTATTAAGTTTCACttccaattaaattaaatagcaACTCTTTATGTAAAACCCACAATTTAGGGGGGGAGGGATATTTGAGGACTCATTTATGGCTCCAATTGTAGGTTGTGATTCTCATCCACCTATGGCCAACCCTTTTTAGGATATAGTAAAAATT
It encodes the following:
- the LOC126732967 gene encoding uncharacterized protein LOC126732967 isoform X2; the encoded protein is MAPTKVKPTILVILLCILVTITLSSQPSLASQPSKSNRPSSKWAPRFLGRFSQPPNQQQQQQQYRYETKYFSQRLDHFSFSELPNFPQRYLINTESWVGPERLGPIFFYCGNEGDIEWFAENSGFVWEIAPRFGAMVVFPEHRYYGESMPYGSIDVAYKNATTLSYLTAGQALADFAVLIRELKRNLSAEACPVVLFGGSYGGMLASWMRLKYPHVAIGALASSAPILQFEDIVPPETFYDIVSNSFKRESTSCFNTIKESWDALVSEGQKNDGLLKLTETFHLCRKLNKTQDLADWLDSAYSYLAMVNYPYSANFMMPLPGHPIREVCRKIDSLPDGSSILERIFEGVSIYYNYTGGVDCFEVDAEDPHGLDGWNWQACTEMVMPMSSSRDVSMFPTFDYNYSSFQEECWRDFRVKPRPRWITTEFGGHDIKATLKDFGSNIIFANGLLDPWSGSSVLQNISETIVALNTEEGAHHVDLRAATAEDPDWLVEQRATEIKLIEGWINNYHQERKVIFNM
- the LOC126732967 gene encoding uncharacterized protein LOC126732967 isoform X1, whose protein sequence is MAPTKVKPTILVILLCILVTITLSSQPSLASQPSKSNRPSSKWAPRFLGRFSQPPNQQQQQQQYRYETKYFSQRLDHFSFSELPNFPQRYLINTESWVGPERLGPIFFYCGNEGDIEWFAENSGFVWEIAPRFGAMVVFPEHRYYGESMPYGSIDVAYKNATTLSYLTAGQALADFAVLIRELKRNLSAEACPVVLFGGSYGGMLASWMRLKYPHVAIGALASSAPILQFEDIVPPETFYDIVSNSFKRESTSCFNTIKESWDALVSEGQKNDGLLKLTETFHLCRKLNKTQDLADWLDSAYSYLAMVNYPYSANFMMPLPGHPIREVCRKIDSLPDGSSILERIFEGVSIYYNYTGGVDCFEVDAEDPHGLDGWNWQACTEMVMPMSSSRDVSMFPTFDYNYSSFQEECWRDFRVKPRPRWITTEFGGHDIKATLKDFGSNIIFANGLLDPWSGSSVLQNISETIVALNTEEGAHHVDLRAATAEDPDWLVEQRATEIKLIEGWINNYHQERKVVFNM